The Sabethes cyaneus chromosome 3, idSabCyanKW18_F2, whole genome shotgun sequence DNA window tcttatcggcaacggtgagacacagagtcgtgggtgacactgagacatagctttttccatgcaaatttcttcgaaatttttttttcatgttcaattgcaaatcaatccatAGGAATTGACTGGAAATGatttctgaagtgtaagttaaaagtcagatgtccaggatttgtcctttatatgagcataaatgtatatgtgaaaataatcggaattttcaatcatacccaTAATAATGTATGGtttatagacacaataaacaacacgacacaataaacatgttctttattacccaaaaatatggtttaaatcgatttcaaatttgtgtctcagtatgcaatactcGTTGTTTCACTCtttccatctattggttaacagtgagacaaaaataCACCTACACGATTgtggttgtaactaatttagcttataaccaaaaccactgaaactttttttgagGTAACTAGAAGgatacacctttcaaataaattgAAGAGCGCGTTGGTAGCTGTCAtcaaaagaaaattaattttttggaaaaaaagtgtctcactgtagacgtctctcccctatatacatttcggagtttacgcgattttcggggTTCACGCAGTATTCTACgcgatatttggaattttcgcggTTGTATTCcacatttttgcattttcgattcACAATTTTGAATCACGCGAaacgtaggggaatgtcgtcgtggttgggccatcttttggtccacaaatctcatttcaaaagaaacttggaaatttaacaaaggtctaaaaacaaaggtctaaatacgaactattaataagacctttgttaaatttccaaagtaaataattaatacatgcgagttgagttgagtagaaaggttcggttggagaaaatgaggttgaagagagttatgagctctgtacccacttaccccgtattcccacttgccccggggtaccttacatCACAGTGTGTAAAACCCGTACCTGATATGATATGTCACTACAGTAGAGAATTCAAAACTATCTAATAAAAGCGCACTCATATTGAAAATTTTGCCtcgtcttttttttctctctagtgCCCTGGCTTGGCctaaaagtgactataatcaaaacaaaaaaaactgataaCACATGAATGCATGGTCGTTCAGTTGATGCTAAAATGtgctgaacacatttttcatatccGTGATCAAAAACATGTTTCGAGTGTGGCTCTGAGCCATCAAAAGGGAAGACCGTCTTGAAACTGTCTTACCCATCAGAAGATTATTATGACTTTCATTTTTATAAATAGATAAAAAATGTGTGAAGTCGCATTATACCGCATTTATTTTGATTCACCATGATACGTTACTGTTATGTCTTAGTAGAATTTCAAACATAAGTAAACGAAACATTTTAGTTCATGGTTCTACTACTATGATAATAGTAGAATCCTACAGAAATCATTCGTTATACCCATCATATGTTATTGCCACTGCATACCGGTATTACATGGCCGCGAGTTCCCTATAAGCCTAACTGTAGGCATCTCGTTTTAATGAGTACAGTGGCCCCCCAAGTATGCATCCCTATTTGCTCAACTAGCAAGTGgtttgtttcgactatttttgattggtatcaaattttgctgataagttggataccacgcaaggacTCATTTTCCAGTTAACATAATTTTTTCgacaagagtaacttttcaaaacgaGCGTATGAGTGAgagattttttccaaaaatcataCATCGATTGCtagttatttgatcaaaatgaagTCAAAGGAAAACTTGATGCATATTAAGTGTCAATTCAATAGTAATCTATGAGATTACTGAGATCTATTGAGATAATAGAGCATATATCGGTTTGGCCATGTCTAAAAACCGGCGTTAATTGTtacctagtcaaaacacgttttttaagtataacttgTAAACTGCTGTTTTGTTTATAAATAAACTTCCTAGAAAACTTTACTGCAGAAAGAGATTCAATTTGGCACTAAGGTCATTGGAATCGGTtgtgcggttccggagaaattcGTGTCACatagtttttacatttttgcttgtaACTTTTAAACACAACgtcggaccacgaagcaattcaatagtgatatatactcaagtctttttttatatGGTTTAGTTTTACGATTCTGGAATTAACGCAGtttataagacaatttttgatttgacacggtttattttatgacgattttcgAATTAACACGGCTTTTCAAACAGCTTTCTTTATGTACCACGTATCccctgtgtaaaaaaagacttgagtataCTAAGCAATAACATTTTTTAAACATAAGtaataacccaagtaacatttttgttatataacagcttattaaactattgtacaggtAATTCCTGTAGAATAAGTGctcaataagctattatacaacaaaaatgttactttggAACGGACGAATCGGTTCATCCATCTCAGAGAAACAGGCGACAGAAACAGCataacacacacaaacacacacacacacacacacacacacacacacacacacacacacacacacacacacacacacacacacacacacacacacacacacacacacacacacacacacacacacacacacacacacacacacacacacacacacacacacacacacacacacacacacacacacacacacacacacacacacacacacacacacacacacacacacacacacacacacacacacacacacacacacacacacacacacacacacacacacacacacacacacacacacacacacacacacacacacacacacacaaacacatacatgcatacattgctcaattcgaaCCATATCGATTGCTGACATTTGGCCCTCCAGGCAAGGTTGCCAacaggttttcccgaaaatctggcgaaccGAATAAtaatgtctggcaaaaatctgatggtcaattagtccgatggggaggcgttttcctgaaaaaatctcgtccaaaattagaagtgatgacctttttacctttgttatactataacaaaggtttaaaaattggtcgaaaaacacgaaattgatccgaggcccggagggccaagtcacatataccaatcgatagggttcgacgatttgagcaatgtctgtgtgtgtgtgtgtgtgtgtatgtatgtaatgattttttctatcgcctgtttctcagagatggctgagccgaatggttcgctattacttttgtttgaaaggtgttattgtctagtagatcactattgagttgcttcgtgatacgacgtttcgtttaaaagttataagcaaaaatgtgaaaaatacgtgccacgggtttcttcgaaactacatgaccgatttcatcgatcttagtatcaaatgaaagcccttattaaaggtaaattgttcaggaatttttaattgaaaacaaacaagtagtttaaaagttagccttaaaaaacctgttttgacaaggtaatattatcgcctgtttcttagagatggccaaaccgatttatgcgctattagtctcattcgaaagataatatatcctaatagatcactattgaatggttttttgattggacgtttaatttgaaagttatgagcaaccgtatacaccccaccaaaattaacaataatttataatgattttaaccaagataatttacctaatttcaattattttaatatgaaacgagaggttttgacactacgaatatatatgcaaaatttcataagaattggttttaccggttaaaatatattaaccgtcgaacactcgcgccaacttttgtaacacagttactcgcgcgcacaatagccccaaaccaaagaaaacgtgtgcactagagttttgactgggaaaacttgattttaggtttatcgaacctttggaagagtttcttgaaattgaaagctctttcgtctggtggaatttaaatttttattaatccccctaaaagtaaaataaaaaaaatatttttctttagtgtcaatataacacattgatgtgttctgcaaagttatagagcatattattacaagaaattttgctaaagacagtaaccttctatctctttagcgaagatagaaatatcttatttattatttatgaatttgtaaaatcagtttttctatttttgctctttttgtaattgttgtatgactttttcatgtactacaaaattatacaaatagtaaaaatacacaactttgctgaaaatagtatacctgtatgtttgcttgtttaggaactgtagaactttgattataaagaataccctaattttgacttctaattactcgactaccagcagacggatacattttaaacattttacatttgctgatagtttttctgcataaattttcccaacaatttaaattattaatgcattgactaattatgatattttgctcacaataagtttgttgaagaatatacgttagttaaacaacgatttgtaactttataacaatatggcgttaaaaaacctacacgtgttgtttaaaatacaacagcgtgagttaataaaaattgatgaagattattcaagaaaactctattgatgttattcaaatagaatggcattacaggaaactatgcatagttcaaaaacctataaactagacctttactagactatgtatatgctaaaggataagatttcctcttacaacttacttttatttgcacttactcagattaataacaacttacttatccttactcagacatttaatgaaaaaagtatctatcaaaatttaaaagtgttcctattttgttcaaattttgtaaactttttcaattttcaaaaattttatgtaaaccaacgcactacgcaacgataaccaatagatgaattatgttccgaagacgtgtcgatttctatctcaaatagcaagtaagaccgtataacaaaggttcctttcaccactaggtggattaaatcgggtttttcaagACGGTggatcgaaaatctggcaaaaatctggctcattgccaaatatctggaagattttgagcattgtctgtttgtctggcgcgcaatcaaaaatctggcaaaatccagatttatctggcatactggcaaccgtgccTCCAGACCTtcgttctatttcgcgttttcgaccaatttctaaacctttgttatatagtatgacGAAGGTGAAAAGAACAGGtaacatgaaaaaaagaaaaacaaaactaaaatcTTGACAGAATGCGAGGGACAAATGGAAAAGAACAAAATGGAGAAATTAAAGTGATAACGAGGCAAAAACGAGGAgtctggacagaaaaaaaacgggagaaaaaaagcaaaaagaaaaaaaagttacagaaaagaaggaaaaacgaggaaagcaagaaaaaatgtcgacaaactggacagaaaaggtgaaaaaccgggatagaaaaggagaaaatacgggagcaggaaaattaagaaacgaaaacaagaaagaagaaaatggaGAGGATAtgtgaaaacagaaaagaaaaatagaacgtgacagaaaagaaagaaaagccgACATAATAAGCGAAAGAatagaacagacgaaaacgaataaACAGAAAGAAGTCAACGGGACAGAATACAAAAAGCGaaacggaaaaaaataaaacaagggTCTGTAAacgaagaaaattgaaaaaaagtcgaaaaacggaTTGGAATAGAGAAAACCAGACGAAAATCAGGACTGACAAATgtgaaaaacgagacaggagaCAAGAAAAAGGAAGCAGTGAgcagaaaaataggaaaaacgagagagcaAAGGAGGGAAACCGAGATAAATAGCGGGAAGACGGGAAAAAAGAGGGAAacaggaacagaaaacaagagaaattgaaagagaaaagaagacagaaaaaagaaaaccattaaaggaaacgagaaaaaaaaggaaaagtggCCAAAGAGGTTATTAAAGGAGAAAGTTGGGATAAAAGTGAATGGCAAAATGTGACAGAAAtagaagaattctattcaggaaaaacggaccaaaaacatgtaaaacgaaatgtaaaaagacaaaaaacgggagTTTTAAAAGGAAAACTGGTGAGAAAAGGGAAAAAcgagagccaaaaacagaataaacgaagGAAAAGCGGAGCAtctgaaagagaaaaaacgaaacaggtgAAGTTGAATATCGAGGCctggaaaggagataaaaagagttggaaaaagacgaaacccggaaacgaaaaaaggtaagcaaaaacatgaaaaatgggagaaattaaaaaaaaacggcctaaaactgaaaataagagaaaatgggacagcatctgaagaaaaacggaacaatgaaatagAAAACACCAGACAGAAAGaaagagaaacgagaaaaaaaaagaaaaaaacaaaaaaattgagaaCAAAGACCAAGAAAACagtaggaaaaagaagaaaaaacgaaacaaaaagtggaataACGGaactggaaaaaagaaaaagaagatgtaAAGATGTAAAATGAGTGAGAGAGTAAGCGAAAAATGCCAACCTTGGCTTCAAGTACAAATTCGTGTCTGTTCAAGTTTAACGTCAATGTCAAATCAAGTCAAGTTCCATGAAGTAAATAATAAAGGgatatagggtacgggtggtTATTTCCAgctcattaagcggtagcctgaacaatattcaggaactacgttgaaactataattATTCgtgacaagatttttataccagtagatagaataatatttactgaatatcggcgtgtattttggtcttaataaaacgctactgaatttgagttatagtcgcgagaaatgatgaagtcgctgcggctaaattgagcccattttatatagtggtgtctgtgttttttaaatccgacaggccgaaatagctagcatagcgattaaatgcttttcaaaaacagataaaaagagacaagaaaagcgagaccgatggataacttctcgctattgcctacattccgggctcattgaagataattagttttgcagtgacaacagcttgctgctggcgctagtgtatcattgaatcgttcgtATACAGTAGCGCCagttcactcaaataccagatatgtcagcacatatattgaaagtagtgtaaataacgcaccatatgctggaattaaaaaaaaaatgctgctaatggctagtgaatgaaaattgatttatattttcatatcagaggggaatttttgtgttcttccgtgataaaaagaagtagaattgttttgtgagagcatattcacagctgtttagtttctagaataagtaaacgtgatcataattgtgtgttttctaaACCAGCATCAAGAGCGAATACGCGTAAGCgtttgctgctagtttttttcagcctggtaacgtgctagtggaaaaacagttgttttgatgtttattgaataaaattaagcaaattacttacctttttatgaaaatagttataacacattaaagcctatgagtgctacattcgtttcagtattgttatatagcggtaaagattttatttgggaaattgtagccaaaaaaggtaatgtatgccgaaattagtagcgtgatgggaataccctcccgtaccctagtaTACTAGGGTGTtggatgggttcgtctacggcgggtcttcgtctactttccagacatatcgacaagaaaccagcattataaccaattttgatgcgAGTTACAGTCAAACcaacctggtattgatatttatggattttctcttcgctatcgaggaaaagattatactagaaaattactattttttaatatttgttcaaaaaatagaagtcctcttggtttttctatcagttttgagtatgacgaagagtgACTACTTGAAATTTTTAGCACTATTTCCACTCTTTTTATAGAAGTTGGGTGGCTCTTGGACACGGCTTAAAGAATAcgtgcatagatttttgtaaataattgctgaTTTGTCTGTCCGTGCTAAACGAAAGAATTCTGGTTTATGACGAAGTTtattttcgtatgacgaactcccgccggagcatgaaaaattgttccactgagaaatgtaagttccgaatTTTTTTTCAGGCTAAATGGATATACATGTACAATcaagatgtgtcagatttatctggtgtaaaaaacttgagtacttctggtctaattcttataaaaactcgcaaaAAAGTCTGGATCGTGTTTATGTAGGTCCGAAGAAGGTCCGTAACCCTATACAAAATAGAAATAGACATAACGTTTTCGCATATATTGCGACATtagcccctatttagactaccccgatttacacaattatcacagtcgaatctcgcgcacgatttcgctcaaggaaaatgaagtgaaaaagaagggcaagaagaaaaaagaagtcaAATTCATAATTTGATTAAACTAAAAGCTACTCTAGTGTCAAATTACCAGTGCAAGATGGGGTATGcttcattaaatgattatcacagtagtctaaatagtcataaaaggggcaatatgcTCCTGCAATCAATTGTTGGCGGTGTTGGCGGATGATGCAGTGAGAGGCAGGCGCATGCTCCACAAATTTTATAAAGATATGAATGTTGACTAGTAAGTAAGACTAGGTAGATTACAATGCACTGGCTATGTAGCTTAACTAACACAAGTATGGTTGCAAGGGTTTGCCCATGAGCAACACGTTGCATTGTTTGTATAAATTGTACGGGAATGAGAAGTTGGCATGGGTTGCCTGTATATAGTTTCAATAATTAATTTACTATACTTATTCTCTCTTATAGAGGGACACTGGAAAATAATACATTCGATTGTAAGATTTAGGGCTAATTCTGGCCTGCTGGTTAACAACATATTTGGAAATTTGAAAGGATTTCTGGAATTTTGTTATCAACCACCATGTTATTTGTTCTGTAGGAGATCTTCTAACCAAGGCGATTTTCCGCATTTCAGTCCTGGTTTGTATATACTATGTGGTTGCGTATTTTCAATGACGTAAATATAGGTAGCTAAATAGAAATCATAAATGAAAGGAACTCTTCTTTCAAAAACTGTTGTTAGTAAAAGTAATCAAGAAAATGACGTGAAAAACCAACTATCGTTCTGAtttaaacttcgaacacttaagctatgctgaaatttttttcaacgtTCATCTTTATTcgggatcagtcccggcgtagtagttagcattcacgcctctcacgccgaggactcgggttcaaattccaacccCACAGTAGTCACTAATAACCCAAAGCTGGTTCAAGTGACTATaagctaaacaaaaaaaaacatctatATTCTACCCTCCAGCTCctgcgcctgctgatttcttacaaggagtcctacagtttaatgtcatacctcaccagatagaggacattctaacgaacacggtggtgtacagtAAGCAtactattttatcatattagcgatactaacaagcattttattctgaagtgttctaagtttgaatcagaacggtagatCAGGTGGCGTTGAACTTTTATCAGCTGTCAGTTGTTGCAGAAGTATAATCAAATCACATCCCTTTTTGGAAATGATTTCTTTTACCATGAAGTAATTAAACGATACACTAATAAAAAGTTGTTTCATCTCAAATTTAATGCCTAAATACAAAAACATTTCAGCTCATCCATAATTATTTACAATTCTCGAAATTTGCTGAGATTGGCTGAACATATAATTGTTGCATCCCCTAAAAACAGAAGTTGACTTTCATTTTGCAAACATTTCCAAAATATTAATTTCTTCTATTCCAatcattaattattttcttaCTTTCCTAATTGCCTACATATAAAAGTATCAGCGTTGTTGTGGCTTTGATTTGTTTTTCGTATGTGCTTAACAACTAAGTGACAACTTTGCGATCGCTTCAATACACTTCACTCTGGGAATAACACTTCCTCCGGGAATCGCTCCAGAATTTTGTTCCCCGTCAGTTTGAATATCCTCTGAAGTGCCTTCTCGATCAGCGGAATCAACTCATGACTCAGCAACGCGAAATTCTGATTGATGGTGTGGTTGATGATTTCACCTAAAGAATAATCAAACACGTTAGTTTCGTAACTCTTAATGTGCATACTGATGGAGTGTACCCAAAACCCTATCACCGCCGAAAAGATTTTCCAGCTTAATTTTTCCATCGCCAACCTTAATTTTAATATCCAATTTCGCAAGCGAAAGATGGTTTTTACCGTTGATCACCTTGCGATCGCCCTTGATGCGGACATTTCCTACCCCTTGAGCTGAAAATATTTGAGTAAATCATGCTCTTATTACCTGCGTTCGAACTGAAATATAAAGGGATATATACTAAAGTTTCCGGTAAACTTTCCGGCACCCTTCACCGGTAGCAGCAGAATTCGTCCGTCCACCACATAACGTCCTTCAACGTACAGGTGCGGAAGTTCCAGCTCGAAGCTGTACACTTTTCCGTATTCCACAACACTGCAAAAGAATATAATTAAATTTATGTTTACCTTTATGTAATTTAGTATATAACAAAATCTAGTAAAGGGTGAGAATTCTGCTCTTAGCACTTTTAAAACAGTGAACAAACTTCCCACTCGCCACAATAGACCCGAACGGGAACGCGACGTCCCGTTCGTTCGCTTCGGTATTCACTTTAGTCTCTTCAGTCGAAAGTTTCCGGGTCCGTAGGCTTTGATGTCTTTCGCGGTGATGCTGATGCCTTGACCGGGCACACTTTCCGCCACTATCAGATCGCCGAGGTTGATCGGTTCGATGGCCGGAATGTCCAGCTCCGGTATGCCGCGTGCCAGGTACGGCCGAAGGGTTTCGATCGATTGTTTCATACACTCCGTCAGCTTCGGGTCATCCTTGTGGCACACGTGCAGGTACTCGGCTGCGAAGGTATACAGTTATGTAGGAAAACAAAACGCTCAACAAGATGATAGTTATTCGATTTATGGTGAAGCTTCTTACGCAGGTCTAGCGATCGCGCGCTGTCAAGAGAGAATAACACCACCAGCGCCCAGGATAGATGATAGGATCGCATTTTTGCTTATCTATAATGGTAACACAAGATAAATAAGgagaaactgttaataaaggtgttaataatgaaatttttctaaatGGACAAACTAGAAAGGCTGAAACTGATTAATTCCAACTTAAACGAACGACGCTCAGGATTTGAATGCCGAATATGTATGACACGCCATCTCAAACGCTGGTTCTGTAATTCCATTGGCATTCGAAGTATTTTGCTGGCCTATGATATCACTCGCTTTGCGATGCCTAATAAGATAATGTATATTCAATATTCGTAGCTATACTTCAAGTGAGTAAAACCAGTTGACCAAACGAAACTTCTTCCgcattttaataaaatttatgcTCTTGCTAAGATCGGGTGATTGTTAACAATCTTATGCAAATTAAATCACACGCTGAGGTTAACTTCAATTGCGTTTTTCCTAATTCTTCAATGATAGTGAAAATTTTTTCGTAGTCATCGGTCAGGTAGGGTACGGGACTAGTTTACTTCGTGTTCTGCTATTTCAGGCTTATTCCATGTTCTCCATACTCTGGTTGGAGCATAAACTGTCTTATGTTAATTAACGAACCTGACGATTCCACATTGCGTTCCTCTCGCCTATAGTAATGACTATAATAGACTATAATAGGTAAATCTGAATTGCATTGAATTAGTAATATCTACAACCGCAAAGAAtgtttgacgtaggacttcCCGCAAGGTttggtatagggtgtcattccaaaaaatcgaaaaatgcgagcgtcacgaaaaaatgaaagattttgacttGAAGAGTAGGAGAAGTAAGTAGGTAAGAaagtaagcaagtaagtaagtaagaatcaCATAAATtcacctgaaattcgggctcagcaccccaaaattacttaaaaaCCACATATTACCCTCgatttaaatagattttttgcttggccagcatttgtatggagtcgacCCACTGTGAGGCGCTCGGCCGATagaaataagtaagtaaggctTTCGTCTTCATGGTATTTGTTGGTATGGTAAATGCCCGTATGGCTACCGTATTTATGGCTATCTTCCGGTCACTATATATTATTTTATCATCTCATTAAAATTTAATCTTCACATCccaatagcaaaaataaaagtaGAGGACATGTGTATAATGTTGCACAGGTACGCCTAGTTCGTTTATTCCCAAACTAgcacaaattaaaatgcaaaactaatGAGAAACCTTAAAATTCGATGAAAACAGCCTACTATGGAAGTTTGACAGTTGTCACTGGCTGTCAACCCAAAAGAAAGCTTCCGAGGTGATTTTTTGCGTCGTTTCCGTAAGTTTATTTCTGgttaaaatctgtaaatatcctgttgttgcgattcgattgcgtaaagtgaagctCTAAAGCATTATATCAGGCGAAAAACCGGTGAGAAATGCTtagtttgcttaattatttattatatttttcccGCCATGTCATAtgcggccaatatgccccacttgcgacGGTGCAATATGCCCCATTACAGATGAGGCtttaaatacaaataaatagATATAAGTGAAAGTCTATTGCCACTATTAGCCTCAGTTAGTATTGTAGAATAAAAGTGCTAGGAATAATTTATCAACTACGTCTAAATTGGAGGTAAATTACAGATTATTCAACAAAGCGGGGCAATATGCCCTACttgcagtataatatgccccatgcagaaaagaaaaactttcccAGGAGACCGACACGAGGTTTAATTTATACGAAAATAGAATATTTTGACAATATCTaagaaaatttaactttctacaaaatagagtaggCATATCAATTGAACaaataggggaatgtcgtcgtggtagGGCCACCTTTTGGCAGtcgcccaaccatgactacgcaagtggcccgacctttacaataagcgcttttgtagcatttcGCCGTACCCTACCCATACCCCTTACTTGagaggatttttctatagtccttacatagagcacaacacacttaaggggggaccctactctggaaggccgaaaaataatagattttcgtaaatttttttgcagatgctggaattatagttaagtattAAGGTATTTTGGTTACTGGTTAAGGtcttttttggataccagaatagtgattattatgctggtggcaggtgggcgcgtgaatgctCTCTAAAAACAGTTCCATGC harbors:
- the LOC128739592 gene encoding protein takeout — encoded protein: MSQVIPERFYKTISSLVPTNEQIGYTDDATAVHFVTVRIENARPPPLPLEQPCHVEIYTLPVFCLVCSDRSRSTGRESRVSLAKDSKMRSYHLSWALVVLFSLDSARSLDLPEYLHVCHKDDPKLTECMKQSIETLRPYLARGIPELDIPAIEPINLGDLIVAESVPGQGISITAKDIKAYGPGNFRLKRLNVVEYGKVYSFELELPHLYVEGRYVVDGRILLLPVKGAGKFTGNFTQGVGNVRIKGDRKVINGKNHLSLAKLDIKIKVGDGKIKLENLFGGDRVLGEIINHTINQNFALLSHELIPLIEKALQRIFKLTGNKILERFPEEVLFPE